The Desulfococcus multivorans DNA window GATGCCATTGAAGTCAGTGGCGGCATCATCAGAACCGGTAAGCTTTCGCCAAGCAGACCCGGTATTACGACAGAAGATAAGGAAGCCTACTTCGAAGAATATGCAACACACTTCAAAAGCAATATAAAAACACCGTTGATCCTGGTTGGCGGTTTGCGATCTTTCACGATCGCCGACAGAATAGTTGCCGAAGGGATTGCCGATTACATTTCCATGAGCAGGCCGTTTATTCGGGAGCCTGATTTGATCAACCGTTGGAAAAACGGCGATCTGCGTAAAGCCGAATGTAAATCCGACAACTTGTGCTTCAACCCGGGCTTTGAAGGCCACGGGGTGTATTGCGTCACAAGGGAACTGGAAAAAAATAAAATTTCCGGACAGCATACAACCAGTCGCTTCAGTTGACCGCCAAAGGGTAGCGGCGGAACTGAGCTTTAAGTCATGCTCGATATACCACACTTGACAAAACGTACGTAATGACGTACCGTTAAGGGGCCATCAACTGTAAACAAATGAGGTGTATTATGCCCACTTTAACGGCAACCGAAGCGAGATCGAAGCTTTACCGTCTTATCGACGAGGCATCGTCTTCGCATGAACCGATTGTCATAACCGGCAAGCGAGGAAGTGCCGTTCTTATTTCAGAGGATGACTGGCGCTCTATACAGGAAACGCTCTACTTGCTGAATATCCCGGGCATGCGCGAGTCGATACGGGAAGGGCTGGCAACGCCCATCGAAGAGTGCACTGACGACATCGAATGGTAATGTGGCGGGTCGTTTTCACGAAACAGGCTCGAAAAGACGCTAAAAAATTATCCTTCGCGGGTTTGCGCCAAAAAGCCGAGACACTTCTTGATATCCTGCGAGAAAATCCCTACCAGACCCCTCCTCCTTTTGAAAAGCTCATCGGCGATTTGGCGGGCGCGTATGCACGTCGAATCAACATACAACACCGGCTGATCTATCAAATCATCGATGAAGCCAATGTTGTGAAAGTGCTACGAATGTGGACCCATTATGAATAGAATGGCATAAGATAGGCGTTGAGCAGACGCCGAGGAAGATGTACCCAAATATTTTATCACAGTCTGCACGTAGAACAGGGAATGCATATTCGGAGAGATCCCCGTAGGGGCGGACGGCTGTCCGCCCGCTGAAACGATAGATGTCCTGACCATCAAATTATACCGGCCCTGCGGATTCCGGGCCGACGGCGTTTCAGAATCAAACCGGTGTTCAACCCAGCGGGTTCGGTTACCCTTGGCGTTGGGGCTATCGGAATCTGGGGATAGATCATGCGGCATTCAAGGGTCGGATTTGAGACAATTCTTTACTGTAGCGTTTTTCCGAATCCCAAAGGTCCCACGAATGCTGGGCATTCAGCCAGAATTCCGGTGAATTGCTGAAAAGTCGAGATAATCTTAGCGCCATAGCCGGACTGATAGCACGTCGTTCTCTCAAAATTTCATTAATTGTTTGGCGTGACACGCCTAATGCGTTTGCCATGGAAGCCGTGTTCAGATCATAGTCCGGCATGAAATCCTCTCTAAGCATTTCACCGGGATGAGTCGGCTTAATTTCACGCTTTGTCGTATTGGGTATAGCCATTGCTCTTATCCTTAATGGTAATCGGTAACCTCAACATCGTAGGCATCGCCTTCAATGAAACGGAAACATATTCGCCACTGGTCATTTATCGATATTGAGTGTTGCCCTTTCCTGTCGCCTTTAAGCGCATGGAGCCTGTTGCTGCGTGGCACCAAAAGGTCTTTTATGTCATTTGCAAAGTGAATAAATTCTAAACGTCTTATTGCCCTTCGTAATAAATCGGATGGTAAGCGTTTCGATTTGCCGGAAACAAATAATTGCTGGGTTTCTTTATCGGCAAATGTTTTTATCATGAACCTACTGTAAACAATCACGTGACGGATGTCAACTGCGTAAAACATAGAAAGATTAAAGTGGGTTGCCCCAACAACATCGTGTTGGTCGACTCGCTTTTCTCACCGCAGACGCGGAGCGTTATGCTCGAAACTGCCAATTCAGCGGCGCTATAAACAAAAGAGAGAAGAAGAGTAGATGTCGATATCGCATAAGAAGTGCGCGGTGTTTGATGACGTAAAGGGCGCGCCGTAAAGTTTTGCGTTGGCCCCACAGCGTAAGGGTTGACAAGCTGCGCTTTGAATGTACATTCAGGTATATATTTAAGGAAGTTCTGATATGGCTTAAGATTCGGCCTGCGCCGTTTAGGGGAGAATGTTTTGCTGTTACGTACCTGGTGGCTCGTGACGCTCCTGCTTGCCGCACTTGGGCTCATCATGGGCGGTGCTCACGTGCTCGAGCTGCCTGT harbors:
- a CDS encoding type II toxin-antitoxin system RelE/ParE family toxin → MIKTFADKETQQLFVSGKSKRLPSDLLRRAIRRLEFIHFANDIKDLLVPRSNRLHALKGDRKGQHSISINDQWRICFRFIEGDAYDVEVTDYH
- a CDS encoding Txe/YoeB family addiction module toxin, whose product is MWRVVFTKQARKDAKKLSFAGLRQKAETLLDILRENPYQTPPPFEKLIGDLAGAYARRINIQHRLIYQIIDEANVVKVLRMWTHYE
- a CDS encoding HigA family addiction module antitoxin, translating into MAIPNTTKREIKPTHPGEMLREDFMPDYDLNTASMANALGVSRQTINEILRERRAISPAMALRLSRLFSNSPEFWLNAQHSWDLWDSEKRYSKELSQIRPLNAA
- a CDS encoding type II toxin-antitoxin system Phd/YefM family antitoxin; amino-acid sequence: MPTLTATEARSKLYRLIDEASSSHEPIVITGKRGSAVLISEDDWRSIQETLYLLNIPGMRESIREGLATPIEECTDDIEW